The following coding sequences are from one Biomphalaria glabrata chromosome 8, xgBioGlab47.1, whole genome shotgun sequence window:
- the LOC106069330 gene encoding ragulator complex protein LAMTOR1-like, translating to MGCCFSSDEDKDVGVQSANERTPLIPPPGDISQPSHGGRVGPNYTTPNGKKDDGQSEFTRIIRQTAINVIDVTSPESQNIEQGEMQDRATQYSNRLNMALSGKSRVYRPNLPLGVTSPQMTLSAAPVSMSDVQLITSVSEKLTSAAKEIKIQHKENLVVNFGGS from the exons GTTCAAAGTGCAAATGAAAGGACGCCATTAATTCCTCCTCCTGGTGATATCAGTCAGCCTAGTCATGG gGGGCGTGTAGGACCAAACTATACAACACCTAATGGGAAGAAAGATGATGGACAATCTGAATTCACGCGAATAATTCGACAAACGGCTAT AAATGTCATAGATGTGACTTCACCAGAATCACAGAACATTGAGCAAGGAGAAATGCAAGATAGGGCTACTCAATACAG CAACCGTCTGAATATGGCACTTTCTGGCAAGTCAAGAGTTTACAGACCTAATTTACCTCTTGGGGTTACATCACCACAGATGACTCTGTCTGCAGCACCTGTCTCAATGTCTGATGTTCAATTG ATAACTAGTGTTAGTGAGAAATTAACCAGTGCTGCCAAAGAGATCAAGATCCAACACAAAGAAAACTTAGTTGTTAATTTTGGAGGTTCATGA